In Synechococcales cyanobacterium CNB, the genomic stretch CGGTCGCAAGAGCGCCGAGTCGATCCGTCTGAAACTCGACCCCACTCGCGGCCAGCGGGACGACATCCCGGACGGCGACGGTGGTGGCGGGAGTGGCGGCGGCGGCGGGGGAGGCACGCCCTACATCGCCGGGCTGGTGACCTTCGATCTCTACATCATCGACTCCTGGGACGGGAACAACAGCGTCCACGGTCCTGACTACTTCGAGGTGCTGATCAACCGCGAGGTCCACTTCTCCGAGACGTTCACCAATCTCCCCGACGGCAAGCAGTCCTATCGCGCACCCGACGTCGGCCCCGCGCACCTGGGCTATCACGCGCAGTGGAAGGATTCGATCTACCGGGGTGTTGAGGTGCCGTTCGTGCTGCCGGCGGATGCGGCCGAACTGCTCATCGACTTCCGCGGCGTCGGCCTGCAAGGTTACATCGACGAGTCGTGGGGCATCGACAACGTCCGTGTGACGGTCGAGCACGTGCCCGCGCCGGGCACGCTCGGTGCGCTCGGCCTCGGTGGGGCGATCGGGGCGCGGCGCCGTCGCCGCCGCTGAACGCCCGTCAGGACGCGAGCGAGTGGAAGGCGTCGCGGAGGCGCGGGTAGAGCGACTCGTGCACCCGCCGGACCGGCTCGTAGCGAACGGCGGTCGCGGAGTTCGGCTCGCGTGTCTCGGAGACACGGATGCACGCACGGCACGCCGCGGGAACGCTCTCCCACAGGCCCGCCGCCACGCCGCCGAGCAACGCTGCGCCGAGCGCCGGGCCTTCCTCGGAGTTTGGAAGACCGACGGGGCGGCGATAGACGTCGGCCTGCATCTGCCGCCAGAGTTCGGAGCGAGCGCCTCCCCCGCCGAGCCTCACGGTGGTCGCGTCGATCCCTGCTTCGATGAAGAGGTCGAGGATCGAGCGCATGGTGAACGTTACGCCCTCGAGCACCGCGCGCACGAGGTGAGCGCGCGTATGGCGAGCCGTCAGTCCGATCCACCCGCCGCGTGCGAGCGGGTCGGGATGCGGGCAGCGTTCACCCGTCAGGTGCGGGAGGAAGACCAGCCCTTCACACCCCGGTGGCGCGGCCGCGGCCTCGGCGATCAGCCCGTCCACGCTCTCGCCCGGGAAGAGCCTGTCGCGGGCCCATTGCAGCGAGCCTGCGGCGGACAACATGCAGCCGGTAAGACACCACTGTCCGGCGTGGCGTGCGTCTCCGTCGGCGGCGCACATCGTGTGGATTCTGCCCGCGGAGCGTTCGTCCGGGCCGAGGTCGCGCCGCGGTGCGGTCGCGTGGGCGTAGAGAACGCCGCTGGTGCCGAGCGTCGCCAGCGCAATGCCGCCCTCGACGACGCCCGCACCGACCGCGCCGCATTGGTTGTCCCCCGAACCTGCGGCGACGGGGATGCCCGCCGGAAGCCCTGTCTGTGCGGCGGCCCAGGCTGTCACCGTTCCTGCGGCGGCGGCGGCTTCGAGCGCCGGCGGCATCGTTGCGGGGTCGATGTCGAACAGGCGCATCGCCTCGTCGTTCCACGCCCGACGATCAACATCGAGCAGCAGCGTTCCCGCGCCGTCGCCCACGTCGGTCGCGGGACGGCCGGTCAGCCGAAGGCGGACGTAGTCCTTCGGCAGCAGGACCATCGCCGTTCGCCGCCAGACTTCCGGCTCGTGCTCGCGTACCCAGAGCAGTTTCGGGAGCGTGAACCCCGGCAGGGCGGCGTTCCCGACCATCTCGACAAGGCGTCGTCGCGAGCCGACCGCACGCTCGATCAACTCGCATTGCGCGGCGGTGCGCTGGTCGTTCCACAGGATCGCCGGGCGCAATGGCTCGGCGTGTTCGCCCGTCGCTTCGAGCGACTCGCGCGTCAGCAGCACCGAGCCGTGCATCTGCCCGCTCAG encodes the following:
- a CDS encoding PEP-CTERM sorting domain-containing protein (PEP-CTERM proteins occur, often in large numbers, in the proteomes of bacteria that also encode an exosortase, a predicted intramembrane cysteine proteinase. The presence of a PEP-CTERM domain at a protein's C-terminus predicts cleavage within the sorting domain, followed by covalent anchoring to some some component of the (usually Gram-negative) cell surface. Many PEP-CTERM proteins exhibit an unusual sequence composition that includes large numbers of potential glycosylation sites. Expression of one such protein has been shown restore the ability of a bacterium to form floc, a type of biofilm.) produces the protein MNARRLAVAGAAAPAILAAAALAQPVTLYENTFEGLQAAGKEWSANTTLDTHANFTRFVGRKSAESIRLKLDPTRGQRDDIPDGDGGGGSGGGGGGGTPYIAGLVTFDLYIIDSWDGNNSVHGPDYFEVLINREVHFSETFTNLPDGKQSYRAPDVGPAHLGYHAQWKDSIYRGVEVPFVLPADAAELLIDFRGVGLQGYIDESWGIDNVRVTVEHVPAPGTLGALGLGGAIGARRRRRR
- the xylB gene encoding xylulokinase — its product is MAMLLGIDVGTSSTKALVIDDSGRVIQSASSPHTLEQPHPGWSEQDPRQWWAATVAATRDVIGRLGSRATGIAAVGLSGQMHGSVLLTRESLEATGEHAEPLRPAILWNDQRTAAQCELIERAVGSRRRLVEMVGNAALPGFTLPKLLWVREHEPEVWRRTAMVLLPKDYVRLRLTGRPATDVGDGAGTLLLDVDRRAWNDEAMRLFDIDPATMPPALEAAAAAGTVTAWAAAQTGLPAGIPVAAGSGDNQCGAVGAGVVEGGIALATLGTSGVLYAHATAPRRDLGPDERSAGRIHTMCAADGDARHAGQWCLTGCMLSAAGSLQWARDRLFPGESVDGLIAEAAAAPPGCEGLVFLPHLTGERCPHPDPLARGGWIGLTARHTRAHLVRAVLEGVTFTMRSILDLFIEAGIDATTVRLGGGGARSELWRQMQADVYRRPVGLPNSEEGPALGAALLGGVAAGLWESVPAACRACIRVSETREPNSATAVRYEPVRRVHESLYPRLRDAFHSLAS